The nucleotide sequence TGACCGCTAATATCACCACGATCGACACGTTCATTGGTCTGGGCGGCACGGCTCTGCTGATCATGGTCGGTGTGACCCTTGATCTCATGCGTCAGATCGACATGGTGGTCGTGAATAGCAAATACGAGGGATTGATCAGATGACCAAAGATTTAATAATACTTGGCGCGCCGGGCGCCGGCAAAGGCACGCTGGCCGTCGACCTGTGTCCGCGTTTGGGACTCAAGCATATTTCCACCGGTGACCTGCTGCGGGAAGTTATCGCTTCCGGCTCGCCGCTCGGTCAGGAGATCGGCGGTTATGTGAAATCTGGCGCGCTGGTGCCGGACGATTTGATCGGCCAGATGATCAAGGACACGCTAAACTCGGCCGCCTGTCAGAACGGCGTTTTGCTCGACGGTTTTCCACGGACTATACCGCAGGCCGAGATGCTGGAAAAAATCCTGGCCGATCTGCGCCGGCCGATCTCTGCGGTTTTTTATTTGAGCGTGGAACTAGACAGAGTGATCCGCCGCCTGGTCAATCGCGTGTCCTGCCAGAAATGCGGCAAGCCGTATCATCTGCTCAATCTGCCGCCGCGGGAAAAAGGCGTCTGCGATGTTTGCGGCGGCGCGTTGCTCCAGCGCGAGGATGACAAAGAAGAGACGATCCGCAAACGATTTGCCACTTTTTTGG is from Candidatus Margulisiibacteriota bacterium and encodes:
- a CDS encoding adenylate kinase, whose protein sequence is MTKDLIILGAPGAGKGTLAVDLCPRLGLKHISTGDLLREVIASGSPLGQEIGGYVKSGALVPDDLIGQMIKDTLNSAACQNGVLLDGFPRTIPQAEMLEKILADLRRPISAVFYLSVELDRVIRRLVNRVSCQKCGKPYHLLNLPPREKGVCDVCGGALLQREDDKEETIRKRFATFLEKTQPLIDFYQKQNLLTEIQADDDPQKTLAVVLEHLAQK